One Curtobacterium sp. MCLR17_032 genomic window carries:
- the nrdI gene encoding class Ib ribonucleoside-diphosphate reductase assembly flavoprotein NrdI, translating to MSRLVYFSSVSGNTARFVEKLGQDADRIPLHASEEPLRVDEPYVLVLPTYGGGNGHGAVPKQVIKFLNDEHNRALIRGVVVGGNTNFGEAFGLAGDIVARKCGVPVLYRFEVFGTPDDVVAVNSGLEAFWTQQLQTSI from the coding sequence ATGAGCCGCCTCGTCTACTTCTCGAGTGTCTCGGGCAACACAGCCCGGTTCGTGGAGAAGCTCGGCCAGGACGCCGACCGGATCCCGCTGCACGCGAGTGAGGAACCCCTCCGTGTGGACGAGCCCTACGTCCTGGTCCTCCCCACCTACGGTGGCGGCAACGGACACGGAGCGGTCCCCAAGCAGGTCATCAAGTTCCTCAACGACGAACACAACCGGGCTCTGATCCGGGGCGTCGTCGTCGGTGGGAACACCAACTTCGGTGAGGCGTTCGGCCTCGCCGGGGACATCGTCGCGCGCAAGTGCGGAGTCCCCGTTCTCTACCGCTTCGAAGTCTTCGGGACCCCCGACGACGTGGTGGCGGTCAACTCAGGATTGGAAGCATTTTGGACGCAGCAGTTGCAGACGTCGATCTGA
- the nrdH gene encoding glutaredoxin-like protein NrdH, producing MAVTVYTKPSCVQCTATYRALDNKGIEYEVHDVSTDEAALEHVKSLGYMQAPVVVTDDDHWSGFRPDKIATLSAELA from the coding sequence ATGGCCGTCACCGTGTACACCAAGCCGTCTTGCGTCCAGTGCACTGCGACGTACCGCGCCCTCGACAACAAGGGCATCGAGTACGAAGTGCACGACGTCTCCACGGACGAAGCAGCGCTCGAGCACGTCAAGAGCCTGGGCTACATGCAGGCCCCCGTCGTCGTGACCGACGACGACCACTGGTCGGGCTTCCGCCCCGACAAGATCGCCACCCTCAGCGCCGAACTGGCCTGA
- a CDS encoding MFS transporter has protein sequence MSAYGSLLKTPGVGRVIAAQLTARFPFGMLSLAYLLHVEHIFDSYGAAGLVLATTSIGQALAGPLTSRWMGRWGMRPVLILTSIVAFLTMGVIAFFVMPLWAYVVIGFVGGLAVPPVQPAVRTIYPKMVTSSQLTPLFSLDASAQELIWVAGPVITTFVATQIGTVEAIVVAMVFLLIGCTWFIASPELGRVRIPRSKRAFGVVMKRPSVVVATVTGLLLIGACSAVEASVTSVFGEGSPNAGIVLAVFAVGSLAGGLALGHRPISQNALWLRMTIVFVGLVLAVGNPTFWWLCISLVIAGAGIAPALTVMFGSVSATVKFSDTAEAYGWMGTGQLIGAAGGSAVAGFLIDSNGPSGGLMVGAVMAAAGVVFPLVMRRWLPDLRGRDASPLPDTEPVHLPT, from the coding sequence GTGAGCGCGTACGGGTCCCTGCTGAAGACTCCCGGGGTCGGCCGGGTCATCGCCGCGCAACTCACCGCGCGTTTCCCGTTCGGCATGCTGTCGCTGGCGTATCTGCTGCACGTCGAGCACATCTTCGACTCGTACGGCGCCGCTGGCCTCGTCCTCGCGACGACGAGCATCGGCCAGGCCCTCGCCGGTCCGCTGACCAGCCGGTGGATGGGCCGCTGGGGCATGCGCCCCGTGCTGATCCTGACAAGCATCGTGGCGTTCCTGACCATGGGCGTCATCGCCTTCTTCGTGATGCCGCTCTGGGCGTACGTCGTGATCGGCTTCGTCGGCGGCCTGGCGGTCCCGCCGGTGCAGCCCGCGGTCCGCACCATCTACCCGAAGATGGTCACGTCCTCGCAGCTCACCCCGCTGTTCTCCCTCGACGCCAGTGCGCAGGAGCTGATCTGGGTCGCCGGTCCGGTCATCACCACGTTCGTGGCGACGCAGATCGGCACGGTCGAGGCGATCGTCGTCGCAATGGTGTTCCTGCTCATCGGCTGCACGTGGTTCATCGCCTCCCCCGAGCTCGGCCGCGTCCGCATCCCCCGCTCGAAGCGCGCCTTCGGTGTCGTCATGAAGCGGCCGTCGGTCGTCGTCGCCACCGTCACGGGCCTGCTGCTCATCGGCGCGTGCTCCGCGGTGGAGGCCAGCGTCACCAGCGTCTTCGGCGAGGGCAGCCCGAACGCCGGCATCGTCCTCGCCGTGTTCGCGGTCGGGTCACTCGCGGGCGGGTTGGCGCTCGGCCACCGTCCGATCTCGCAGAACGCCCTCTGGCTGCGCATGACGATCGTGTTCGTCGGACTCGTGCTCGCGGTCGGCAACCCGACGTTCTGGTGGCTCTGCATCTCCCTCGTCATCGCGGGTGCCGGCATCGCCCCCGCCCTGACGGTGATGTTCGGCTCGGTCTCCGCCACCGTCAAGTTCTCCGACACGGCCGAGGCCTACGGCTGGATGGGCACCGGCCAGCTCATCGGTGCCGCCGGCGGGTCCGCGGTCGCCGGCTTCCTCATCGACAGCAACGGTCCGAGCGGCGGCCTGATGGTCGGCGCCGTCATGGCCGCGGCCGGCGTGGTGTTCCCCCTGGTCATGCGCCGCTGGCTGCCCGACCTGCGCGGTCGCGACGCCAGTCCACTGCCCGACACCGAGCCGGTCCACCTCCCCACCTGA
- a CDS encoding aldo/keto reductase, with protein sequence MVTSIPLRDGRSIPTIGFGVYKVDDAEAATAVGLALDAGYRHVDTAEMYGNERGVGQALRASALERDDVFVTTKVWNDHQGRDGTLRAFDASLERLGLDAVDLYLIHWPAAANDRYVETWRTLVELRASGRARSVGVSNFQVPHLERIIDETGEVPAVNQVERHPWLPQRELMAFHEQHDIVTAAWSPLGRGRLIEDPVLVGIAAAHDVSVAQVLVRWNVQQGVVVLPKSVTPSRIRSNRDVDGFVLTDDELAAIAGLESGQRTGSHPDAVV encoded by the coding sequence ATGGTCACCTCGATCCCCCTCCGCGACGGCCGGAGCATCCCCACCATCGGCTTCGGCGTCTACAAGGTCGACGACGCCGAGGCAGCGACGGCCGTCGGGCTCGCGCTGGACGCCGGGTACCGCCACGTGGACACGGCCGAGATGTACGGCAACGAGCGGGGCGTCGGGCAGGCGCTCCGGGCCTCCGCACTCGAACGTGACGACGTGTTCGTGACCACGAAGGTGTGGAACGACCACCAGGGCCGCGACGGCACGCTCCGGGCGTTCGACGCCAGTCTCGAGCGGTTGGGGCTCGACGCGGTCGACCTGTACCTGATCCACTGGCCGGCGGCGGCGAACGACCGCTACGTCGAGACCTGGCGGACCCTCGTCGAACTCCGCGCCTCCGGGCGGGCCCGCAGTGTCGGCGTCTCGAACTTCCAGGTGCCGCACCTCGAACGGATCATCGACGAGACCGGTGAGGTCCCGGCGGTCAACCAGGTCGAGCGGCACCCGTGGTTGCCGCAGCGCGAGCTGATGGCGTTCCACGAGCAGCACGACATCGTCACCGCGGCGTGGTCGCCCCTCGGTCGCGGACGGCTCATCGAGGACCCGGTGCTCGTCGGCATCGCGGCCGCCCACGACGTCAGTGTCGCCCAGGTGCTCGTGCGGTGGAACGTGCAGCAGGGGGTCGTCGTGCTGCCGAAGTCGGTGACGCCGTCGCGCATCCGCTCGAACCGCGACGTCGACGGCTTCGTGCTGACGGACGACGAGCTCGCTGCGATCGCCGGCCTGGAGTCCGGCCAGCGCACGGGCTCCCACCCCGACGCCGTCGTCTGA
- a CDS encoding ribonuclease H → MTIVAAADGSALGNPGPAGWAWYVDDDRWAAGGWPRGTNNQGELTAVLQLLKATKDSGEPLHILCDSQYAIKACTEWLAGWKRKGWRKADGKPVLNVEIIQELDAELQGRKVTFEWVRGHMGHEMNEAADVRARGAATAYQNRTEVPTGPGWPGVDVPEPAAIPEVAPPATLF, encoded by the coding sequence GTGACGATCGTCGCAGCCGCTGACGGCTCAGCCCTCGGCAACCCCGGCCCTGCCGGCTGGGCCTGGTACGTGGACGACGACCGCTGGGCTGCCGGCGGCTGGCCCCGCGGCACCAACAACCAGGGCGAGCTGACCGCTGTCCTGCAGCTCCTCAAGGCCACGAAGGACTCGGGCGAGCCGCTGCACATCCTGTGCGACAGCCAGTACGCCATCAAGGCCTGCACCGAGTGGCTCGCCGGGTGGAAGCGCAAGGGGTGGCGGAAGGCCGACGGCAAGCCGGTCCTCAACGTCGAGATCATCCAGGAGCTCGACGCCGAGCTGCAGGGCCGCAAGGTGACGTTCGAGTGGGTCCGCGGGCACATGGGCCACGAGATGAACGAGGCCGCCGACGTCCGTGCCCGTGGTGCGGCGACGGCGTACCAGAACCGCACCGAGGTGCCGACGGGCCCGGGCTGGCCGGGCGTCGACGTCCCGGAGCCGGCGGCGATCCCCGAGGTCGCCCCGCCCGCGACGCTCTTCTAG
- a CDS encoding DUF6458 family protein encodes MRIGSSIALIVIGAIVAFAVDYQVAGIDLRLIGYILMAAGVVLLIISLAVGFGGRRTTTTTRSGVDPASGEQITQQDRRDGTY; translated from the coding sequence ATGCGAATCGGCTCCAGCATCGCCTTGATCGTGATCGGCGCCATCGTCGCGTTCGCGGTCGACTACCAGGTCGCCGGCATCGACCTGCGCCTCATCGGCTACATCCTGATGGCCGCCGGCGTCGTCCTGCTCATCATCAGCCTGGCGGTCGGGTTCGGCGGACGCCGGACCACCACCACGACGCGCTCCGGCGTCGACCCGGCCTCGGGCGAACAGATCACCCAGCAGGATCGCCGCGACGGCACCTACTGA
- a CDS encoding DEAD/DEAH box helicase: MPAAPGGVVDPDAVYQAFADWAESGGRPLYPAQDEALIELVSGANVVLSTPTGTGKSLVAAGAHFAALAEGKRSYYTAPIKALVSEKFFQLVDLFGAQNVGMVTGDSAVNADAPIVCCTAEILANLALRQGPDADVDVVVMDEFHFYGDADRGWAWQVPLLVLERAQFLLMSATLGDVTTIADDLSRRTGRPTARVTGVSRPVPLEYEYVMTPVQETVERLLEEGKAPVYIVHFAQAAALERAQALMSAKVASRERRDQIAEAIAGFRFSAGFGQTLSRLIRAGIGVHHAGMLPKYRRLVEQLAQRGLLPVICGTDTLGVGINVPIRAVLFTGLTKFDGTKMRQLSAREFHQIAGRAGRAGYDTEGDVVAEAPEHDIENARAVAKAGDDPKKKNKIKRKKAPEGFVSWGQASFERLIGAEPEPMASRMRVTHAMVLSVVARGGDAFEDVRSLVYDNHEPRARQLAMARRALTIARTLINARVIEKVDGTYRLTVDLQANFALNQPLSPFALAAFELLDPESPTFALDMVSIVEATLDDPRAILSQQQFKERGEAVARMKQEGIEYDERMELLEAVTWPKPLDELLTAAYESYADEQPWVLDFSLSPKSVVRDMYERAMTFGDYVRFYQLTRSEGLVLRYLSDAYRTMRQTIADEHRTQELDDIIEWLGELVRQVDSSLVDEWEALMNGDIALAEAEHEDIAPPQPARLTGNVRAFRVLVRNALFQRVLLAARDDIEGLGELDATAGFDQHAWDAVLEEYYDEHDTIGIDAEARSMQYLVLSEQGRTWRARQIFADPAGDKDFGFSATIDLDASDDAGEAVVRVTEIGRFDGWAEVDVD, from the coding sequence ATGCCGGCGGCCCCCGGCGGTGTCGTCGACCCCGACGCCGTCTACCAGGCCTTCGCCGACTGGGCAGAGTCCGGCGGACGGCCGCTGTACCCGGCGCAGGACGAAGCCCTCATCGAGCTGGTGTCCGGCGCCAACGTCGTCCTGAGCACCCCGACCGGCACCGGCAAGTCGCTCGTCGCGGCCGGCGCCCACTTCGCCGCCCTCGCGGAGGGCAAGCGGAGCTACTACACCGCGCCGATCAAGGCCCTGGTCTCCGAGAAGTTCTTCCAGCTCGTCGACCTGTTCGGCGCCCAGAACGTCGGCATGGTCACGGGCGACTCGGCCGTCAACGCCGACGCCCCGATCGTCTGCTGCACCGCCGAGATCCTCGCGAACCTGGCGCTGCGCCAGGGACCCGACGCCGACGTCGACGTCGTGGTGATGGACGAGTTCCACTTCTACGGCGACGCCGACCGTGGCTGGGCCTGGCAGGTGCCGCTGCTCGTGCTCGAACGGGCGCAGTTCCTGCTCATGTCCGCCACCCTCGGCGACGTCACGACCATCGCGGACGACCTCTCCCGCCGGACCGGACGCCCAACCGCACGGGTCACCGGCGTCTCCCGGCCCGTGCCGCTCGAGTACGAGTACGTGATGACCCCGGTGCAGGAGACCGTCGAGCGCCTGCTGGAGGAGGGCAAGGCGCCCGTCTACATCGTGCACTTCGCCCAGGCCGCCGCCCTCGAACGCGCCCAGGCGCTCATGTCGGCCAAGGTCGCCTCCCGCGAACGCCGAGACCAGATCGCCGAGGCCATCGCCGGCTTCCGCTTCAGCGCCGGGTTCGGGCAGACCCTGTCACGCCTGATCCGCGCGGGCATCGGCGTCCACCACGCCGGCATGCTGCCGAAGTACCGACGCCTGGTCGAACAGCTCGCCCAGCGCGGCCTGCTGCCCGTCATCTGCGGCACCGACACCCTGGGCGTCGGCATCAACGTGCCGATCCGCGCCGTGCTGTTCACCGGCCTGACGAAGTTCGACGGCACCAAGATGCGCCAGCTCTCGGCCCGTGAGTTCCACCAGATCGCCGGCCGTGCCGGACGGGCCGGGTACGACACCGAGGGCGACGTCGTCGCCGAAGCGCCCGAGCACGACATCGAGAACGCCCGTGCCGTCGCCAAGGCCGGGGACGACCCGAAGAAGAAGAACAAGATCAAGCGGAAGAAGGCACCCGAGGGCTTCGTGTCCTGGGGGCAGGCGTCCTTCGAGCGGCTGATCGGCGCCGAGCCCGAGCCGATGGCGTCCCGGATGCGGGTCACCCACGCGATGGTGCTGTCCGTCGTCGCCCGTGGTGGGGACGCCTTCGAGGACGTCCGCTCGCTCGTCTACGACAACCACGAACCCCGCGCCCGACAGCTCGCGATGGCCCGTCGAGCCCTGACCATCGCCCGGACCCTCATCAACGCCCGGGTGATCGAGAAGGTCGACGGCACCTACCGGCTCACCGTCGACCTGCAGGCGAACTTCGCGCTCAACCAGCCGCTGTCGCCGTTCGCGCTCGCCGCCTTCGAGCTGCTCGACCCCGAGTCGCCGACCTTCGCCCTCGACATGGTGTCCATCGTCGAGGCCACCCTCGACGACCCGCGGGCGATCCTGTCGCAGCAGCAGTTCAAGGAACGTGGCGAGGCGGTCGCCCGGATGAAGCAGGAGGGCATCGAGTACGACGAGCGGATGGAGCTCCTCGAAGCGGTCACCTGGCCGAAGCCGCTCGACGAACTGCTCACCGCCGCGTACGAGAGCTACGCCGACGAACAGCCCTGGGTGCTCGACTTCTCGCTGTCCCCGAAGTCCGTCGTCCGCGACATGTACGAACGGGCGATGACCTTCGGCGACTATGTGCGCTTCTACCAGCTCACCCGCTCCGAAGGGCTGGTCCTGCGGTACCTCTCGGACGCCTACCGCACCATGCGACAGACCATCGCGGACGAGCACCGCACCCAGGAACTCGACGACATCATCGAGTGGCTCGGGGAACTCGTGCGCCAGGTCGACTCCTCGCTCGTCGACGAGTGGGAAGCACTGATGAACGGGGACATCGCGCTCGCCGAGGCCGAACACGAGGACATCGCGCCGCCGCAGCCCGCCCGACTCACCGGCAACGTCCGCGCCTTCCGCGTCCTGGTCCGCAACGCGCTGTTCCAGCGCGTGCTGCTGGCCGCGCGGGACGACATCGAGGGCCTCGGCGAACTCGACGCCACCGCCGGCTTCGACCAGCACGCCTGGGACGCCGTGCTCGAGGAGTACTACGACGAGCACGACACGATCGGCATCGACGCCGAGGCCCGGTCGATGCAGTACCTCGTGCTCTCCGAGCAGGGGCGGACCTGGCGTGCGCGACAGATCTTCGCCGACCCGGCGGGTGACAAGGACTTCGGGTTCTCGGCGACCATCGACCTCGACGCTTCGGACGACGCGGGGGAGGCGGTGGTCCGTGTCACCGAGATCGGCCGTTTCGACGGGTGGGCCGAGGTCGACGTCGACTGA
- a CDS encoding LLM class flavin-dependent oxidoreductase, translating to MRELGFLSFVPNHGGTDGAASALEDGLRLFQTAETLGYGTGWVRGRHFEPFLTSPMTFFAAAAQRTSTIGFGTAVLGMRYEDPVRLAEDASTVDLLSGGRVQLGISTGIAGYGPILDPVFGSSERSFRDEAEARAARLLEVLHGDALGSAGKGYESIPAGAELTLQPRSPGLLDRVWWGGGSMGTAVRTAEKGLLLHCSTLNTEDTGEPFAVAQAAQIGAYRERFAELHPDRQAKVAVGRIIVPLLDDHDRAVHEEFLTGYASGMDDEGRPLSGPPFRFSKVLSGEPAAIVDALRADPAVAATDELVVTLPANGDGASHERILRIIAEEIAPSVRAA from the coding sequence GTGCGCGAACTCGGCTTCCTCTCCTTCGTCCCGAACCACGGCGGTACCGACGGTGCCGCGAGCGCCCTGGAGGACGGACTCCGGCTCTTCCAGACCGCGGAGACCCTGGGCTACGGCACGGGCTGGGTCCGCGGCCGGCACTTCGAGCCGTTCCTCACGAGCCCGATGACGTTCTTCGCCGCCGCCGCCCAGCGGACCAGCACGATCGGCTTCGGCACCGCCGTGCTCGGCATGCGCTACGAGGACCCGGTGCGCCTGGCCGAGGACGCCAGCACCGTCGACCTGCTCAGCGGTGGACGTGTGCAGCTCGGCATCAGCACCGGCATCGCCGGCTACGGCCCGATCCTCGACCCGGTGTTCGGCAGCTCCGAGCGGTCCTTCCGCGACGAGGCCGAAGCCCGCGCCGCACGACTGCTCGAGGTCCTGCACGGCGACGCCCTCGGCTCGGCGGGCAAGGGCTACGAGAGCATCCCCGCGGGCGCCGAACTCACCCTGCAGCCGCGGAGCCCCGGTCTGCTCGACCGCGTCTGGTGGGGTGGCGGCAGCATGGGCACCGCGGTCCGCACAGCCGAGAAGGGCCTGTTGCTGCACTGCTCGACCCTGAACACCGAGGACACCGGCGAGCCCTTCGCGGTGGCGCAGGCCGCACAGATCGGGGCCTACCGCGAACGGTTCGCCGAGCTGCACCCGGACCGGCAGGCGAAGGTCGCCGTCGGCCGCATCATCGTCCCGCTGCTCGACGACCACGACCGTGCCGTGCACGAGGAGTTCCTCACCGGGTATGCATCCGGCATGGACGACGAGGGCCGACCGCTCTCGGGCCCGCCGTTCCGCTTCAGCAAGGTGCTGTCGGGCGAGCCGGCCGCCATCGTCGACGCCCTGCGTGCCGACCCGGCAGTGGCGGCGACCGACGAACTCGTCGTGACCCTGCCCGCCAACGGGGACGGCGCCTCCCACGAGCGGATCCTGCGGATCATCGCCGAGGAGATCGCCCCGTCGGTCCGCGCCGCCTGA